Proteins encoded in a region of the Onthophagus taurus isolate NC chromosome 10, IU_Otau_3.0, whole genome shotgun sequence genome:
- the LOC111420621 gene encoding venom acid phosphatase Acph-1-like, whose translation MLTLFLIISVFSSIFAATEENLLLVHVFFRHGSRTPEEKDIYPNDPYTIQDFEPMGWGQLTNVGKQRAYKLGKLLRKRYNHFLGEIYTPDIVEMTSTDYDRTKMSALLVLAGLFPPTSSQKWDDHLSWMPIPYHFDKNDYDYFIRRPTGYCPNYVKELNKIYESEDYKNLLSDHKETFEYIEENSGKPIKTLYDVFSIYQTLHAEETMNFTLPEWTKPIYPGLIDQLAGKQCEFENYNPILKRLNGGRMLKIVLNQMLSKIKDELPKERKIYLYSGHENNVINILAALNVFKAHVPKYSAAAIIELYYVPLSNEYRVKVFYEYDVNEEFRIEIISGCEESCEIGKFMNLVDDYVPKNYTAECGSDAFLN comes from the exons atgttgacgttatttttaataattagtgttttTTCCTCGATTTTTGCTGCTACAGAAGAGAATTTGCTTTTGGTTCATGtt ttttttagaCATGGTAGTAGAACTCCAGAAGAAAAAGACATTTACCCAAACGATCCTTACACGATCCAAGATTTTGAACCAATGGGTTGGGGACAATTAACAAAc gttGGAAAACAACGTGCTTATAAACTTGGCAAATTACTAAGAAAACGTTATAATCATTTCTTGGGCGAGATTTATACTCCGGATATAGTCGAAATGACCTCAACCGATTACGACAGAACAAAAATGAGTGCTTTACTTGTATTGGCAGGTTTATTTCCACCGACATCGTCCCAAAAATGGGACGATCATCTTTCTTGGATGCCAATTCCTTACCATTTCGATAAAAACGATTACGATtac tttataaGAAGACCAACAGGGTATTGCCCAAACTACgtaaaagaattaaacaaaatttacgaATCCGAAGATTACAAAAACTTGTTAAGCGACCACAAAGAAACTTTCGAATATATAGAAGAAAACTCTGGGAAACCAATAAAAACCCTTTACGACGTATTTTCCATTTACCAAACTTTGCACGCCGAGGAAACAATGAATTTTACATTACCAGAATGGACAAAGCCCATATATCCAGGTCTAATCGACCAATTAGCCGGAAAACAGTgcgaatttgaaaattataatccAATCTTAAAACGTTTAAACGGCGGTAGAATGCTTAAGATAGTTTTGAATCAAATGCTATCTAAGATTAAAGATGAATTACCAAAGGAAAGAAAGATTTACTTATATTCAGGTCACGAAAACaacgttattaatattttagcagccttaaatgtttttaaagcACACGTTCCGAAATACAGCGCTGCTGCGATTATAGAACTTTATTACGTTCCTTTGTCCAATGAGTACAGAGTTAAAGTATTTTACGAATACGATGTTAATGAGGAATTTCGAATTGAAATCATTTCCGGTTGCGAAGAAAGCTGTGAAATTGGTAAATTTATGAATCTAGTCGATGATTATGTTCCTAAGAATTACACCGCAGAATGCGGATCCGATGCGTTCCTAAATTAa
- the LOC111420622 gene encoding gametocyte-specific factor 1 homolog codes for MAMYTSGELEELKTCPYNVSHRILAKRFSYHLVRCRKANPHVKLVTCPLFAQHKVPEPELEYHIQSCEQRKELEKQLYLDEPIEEKWKIDRNVPMEYDDTWETTDAPSYNPQIYCEQNRIIRTIQVEPPSVRKKFRQAERERHQMLDRLERERNEASLKAKKYEESDLSERESTSEASGFSVYGDSDIEASRKNWNKILMGPGKTGENLPKNQQPPVRIVPSNLLSETSNRESATTSDGSTLVDSLSDLNIDDTKKTQEEKWVKVSYGHARGRGRKIRK; via the exons ATGGCAATGTATACATCTGG TGAATTAGAAGAGCTCAAAACTTGTCCTTACAACGTTTCACATAGAATACTTGCGAAAAGATTCTCGTATCATTTGGTTAGGTGTCGTAAAGCTAATCCCCATGTTAAGCTCGTTACCTGTCCCCTTTTCGCCCAACATAAAGTACCAGAACCAGAATTGGAG tatcaCATTCAAAGTTGTGAACAACGAAAAGAATTGGAGAAGCAGTTATATCTAGATGAGCCAATAGaggaaaaatggaaaattgatAGGAATGTCCCTATGGAATATGATGACACTTGGGAAACG actGATGCGCCGTCCTATAATCCGCAAATATATTGTGAACAAAATCGAATTATTCGAACAATCCAAGTTGAGCCACCTAGTGTCAGGAAAAAATTTCGGCAGGCAGAACGTGAAAGACACCAAATGTTGGATCGATTGGAACGTGAGAGGAATGAAGCAtctttaaaagcaaaaaaatatgaGGAATCTGACCTATCTGAAAGg gAATCAACTTCAGAAGCATCTGGATTTTCAGTTTATGGTGACTCAGATATTGAGGCATCAAgaaaaaattggaacaaaattttaatgggTCCAGGAAAAACTGGGGAAAATTTACCAAAGAATCAACAACCACCAGTTAGAATAGTCCCTTCAAACCTGTTGAGTGAAACTTCAAATCga gaaaGTGCAACAACTTCTGATGGATCAACTTTGGTTGATTCATTATCTGATCTAAATATTGATGATACAAAGAAAACTCAAGAAGAAAAATGGGTGAAGGTTTCGTATGGTCATGCAAGAGGaa gaggACGAAAAATTCGAAAGTAA
- the LOC111420614 gene encoding gametocyte-specific factor 1 homolog, giving the protein MAMYTSGELEELKTCPYNVSHRITAKRFLYHLVRCRKANPHVKLVTCPLFAEHKVPEPELEYHIQTCEQRKQLEQELYRDEPIEERWKIDRNVPIEYDDTWETTDAPSYNPQLYCEQNRVIRTIQVEPPSVRKQFRQAERERHQMLDRLERERNEASLKAKKYEESDLSERESTSEASGFSVYGSSDIEESRKKLIKILMGRGKPGENCKKNQQPPVGIVPPKLLSETSNRESATTSDGSTLVDSLSDLNIDDTKTSREEEWVKVSHGYGRGRGRKIRK; this is encoded by the exons ATGGCAATGTATACGTCTGG CGAATTAGAAGAGCTCAAAACCTGTCCTTACAACGTTTCACATAGAATAACTGCGAAGAGATTCTTGTATCATTTGGTTAGGTGTCGTAAAGCTAATCCCCATGTGAAGCTCGTTACCTGTCCTCTTTTCGCGGAACATAAAGTACCAGAACCAGAATTGGAG tatcaCATTCAAACTTGTGAACAACGAAAACAACTGGAACAAGAGTTATATCGAGATGAACCAATAGAGGAAAGATGGAAAATTGATAGAAACGTCCCCATCGAATATGATGACACTTGGGAAACG ACTGATGCGCCGTCCTATAATCCGCAATTATATTGCGAACAAAATCGAGTCATTCGAACAATCCAAGTTGAGCCACCTAGTGTAAGGAAACAATTTCGGCAGGCGGAACGCGAAAGACATCAAATGTTAGATAGATTAGAACGAGAGAGGAATGAAGCAtctttaaaagcaaaaaaatatgaGGAATCTGACCTATCTGAAAGg gAATCAACTTCAGAGGCATCTGGATTTTCAGTTTATGGTAGCTCAGATATTGAggaatcaagaaaaaaattgatcaaaattttaatgggTCGAGGTAAACctggcgaaaattgtaaaaaaaatcaacaaccACCAGTTGGAATAGTTCCTCCAAAGCTGTTGAGTGAAACTTCAAATCGA gaaaGTGCAACAACTTCTGATGGATCAACTTTGGTTGATTCATTATCTGATCTAAATATTGATGATACAAAGACAAGTCGAGAAGAAGAATGGGTGAAGGTTTCACATGGTTATGGAAGAGGaa gaggACGAAAAATTCGGAAGTAA